Below is a window of Paramisgurnus dabryanus chromosome 20, PD_genome_1.1, whole genome shotgun sequence DNA.
TATAAATAGTGACATGTAAGACTACTCTTGCATATTTAGTTCACTCCAGTATTGTCACTTAACAACTTCTGCTTGACTTCTCAGTGTAACGatcattatttaattattaattaagaTTTAAAACTTTGTATACCTGCGTATTCCACTGGTTGTCCTGCTTATACAGCTTCTTGCCACATGAGTAAATCATTGGCCACAAAACATTGATTGGAAATGTTTTATAagcttatttttaagaaatgcaAACCTTCCACGATTACACAAATTTCTTAACTTTAAAgagctaaaaaacaatgttattttgtgtatttgttataatacaatgtgtttgcgtggtttatggttattttccacataccgtagatttttgtagctccagatttcactctctccctgaaacgcacggatttgaaaatctctgtgtccctgattggccagaaAATCTGAACAttttgattggcctgaatacctctgatatCAGCCAGAAACgggacgctccttaccatgtttgaaagatttggttgctaacaggagttaatttacaggctgtgagtccgaagcgggaggaactAATCACCAATCCctggaagtaaactgttgcctacaatccgtgtgtttgttgtagtccaagaaaagagatttacgtgagatgataactcgcatcatcatttactttgttactatgtaccttttgcatattgttaacatgtactaatatacaattacacaccaaaggaaatttaaaaacgtgaatcggacaataggtgccctttaaaccAAGGTAAAGTACAAAAACGTGAACATGCAACATGTATCAAACTGCACGGGTGAAGATCTGTACCTGGCTGAGACTGTGTTATCAGTTTCAGGTAGCTGTTATTAGGGAAATATTGATCTCTGAATGTTGCttctggccaatcagaatcaaggatttcAGAGCACTGTGTATTAAGCGGCCTTCATATACCCTTATTTCCTGAATAAAGAATCTGATGCTTTTGAATTTGTTCATTTCAAAGTCTAATCGATATTACTAAAGCACATGAATCAAATACATTATTGCAGTGAAAACAATGCTTTTTTAAGTATTCAATTCAAAGTATATCAGCAACAAAATTAATGTCTCTATCATTGAAAAATCATTTTAGAAAAGATCTCTCAGGAACAAATTCTGTTTTCAGGCATCTCATTTGAATTCTACAGGGCTCTGCTGATTGAGTCCTTGAGTGTCTGTTACTTCGCTCTTATCTAAAGAGATTTAACATGCCCTGTCTCTCTCTTTACTTACTTTCTGCTTTGCTGAGTGCATGGTCAATAGATTGAGCTCCAGGGTAGAGAAACTCAGAGAGGTTTGAAGAAGGTGTGTACTATAGGTCTATAGAGTAATCAATGGTCAGTCTTCAGTTAACAACATCATTCAATTTCCCTTTTTCGCATAGAGGATGTTTCGTTCTCTGTTTCTTAAGTCGGTGGCGGTCTATACTTGTCATCAAGTTCAGCAAAATCTACGCAAAACCTGGAACACTTGCAAACCTCGCATTTTGTGGTGTGAAAAAGTAAATATCATACGTTAACATTCTTCACATACTGTACTAGCatggtttaaattaaatgtaatatgCATGATTTAGTATTTGTGAATATTCTCCTTTGCCTTCATTTCTCCAGGTCAAATTCtctaaaagcattttttcttaCTATTTGTGAACACACAACTTTTACTACTTGAAATGAACATCATGTAACATTCATCTTTTTAACTGGTTTTATAGGCTTGTGTTGTAATTACATGTCAGCGTGTTATGGTTTTAATCCAGCTAATAAGGGACCTGCAGATGTCAAAGCTGTTTTCTGATCTACAAGCTCTATTGGTTCAGCCTGAAAGCAAACACTTGACTGTAATTATTTTCACAAGTCATACCGTGTCAGTATCTTAAAGCTTCATTGCTGTAAGAGCCTGCAAGCATGCATGATCGCACTGATATGACAGTTAAAGTACTCTGTCAAAACAGATGTCAGTTTTTGGTAGATGTGCAAATAAGTGCTATAGTTTGTTGGAACGTTGCTTAGCAAAGATGGGGGCTTTACCCTCATAAAATAAAGATTACGATCAAAACTGCCATCAGTGCCCACTTTTCCCCTCATTCCAAATACatgactgtttttttttcaaaatgtgcaaTTAAAGGTGTCAGTCTGTAGACAGAAAAAAATCTCAACTAATGTAATCCCCTAACATTAGGTTCTTAACTCAAGTATGCAGCCTTACAGTAGGTTTATACTGAGCAAACTGCCTGGTTGCTTGGCCCAGAATAGAAcattgaaattatatttttaggcTATTGATCTTTGAGTCCTGACCTCGGTTACATGGCATGATAAGGAAGTTGCACATTTGAATCTCACTACAACTTGATATTGTGGTGTCCCCAAGCTCTCGATGTTCATTTGCTTTAGCATACAGCGCAGTTTCCAACACTAATATCCTGCTGCGGTCATCGTAACTGAATATGGGTGTGTTTGAGGAACGTCTCGTGGACTAAATCTTAACATGTGGCAGTTTTAAAGACTGCACCTGGGTCGAAAACAATCTATGTTCCAACACAAATACGACCAAAAGAGGCGTTTGCTAAGCGCATCTACCGGCAACAGGtgaaacttaaaatattagggTATgaaagtgtatatatatatatatatatatatatatatataggggtATAATGTTCAAGACGACATGTACTAGGATatgattttcaatttaaaccggattaattgtattttattacacattacactatttTAGGCATTATGGgcaaataacatttatttattatataatataaataaaacacagcatacaaaacgGTCATAACTTGAAATATTCTAAGTGTATAAAGGTCAAATGATTGATCTAtgaagaaaagatgcaaaagttaTCAGACTCCACTAAAAAATTCATGGGTCTCATAAAATCCTTTCTAAAACTTTATgtgatattttaatattatgtgatatcttataatattaaaatattaagaattataaaacaatgttacctttataaatcacagatcacctgcaagtgtgcgtactTGTATCATCCTCAAatcccaccctgcaagcccattTTCCCGTCAAATTCGTTTGattatagatcacaacctttgcgtgggaactggcgtacgcacgctttataaataaaagacCTTGTAAccctgtcagtccaaatctgttTTTGGTGCATATTTGAtttgacagactcactgtccacaCTGTATATCACAACTGTTCGGATCCgatctgtgcgtcctgtagCGTTCTGCCATTTTccggattatctgcactgtttctatggcaatgatgTCGCGCTGGCACGACAATCTGCCTCAACATCTGACATGTTTACGTTTTACATGGCGCGACAACATGGTGTAACCGAAAAGCTACTCAAATGCGATCAGAGCGGTTAGACTGAAAtggatttcaaaccacctctggatgtagcctgaaaTGGATTAGAAAAAAAACGGTGTGAACAAGACTGGTGCCAGAAGAAGCGATGATACATATTTGATTGTGAAATTCGATTGGCTCTGGGATGTCTCGTATGACTGAATGCACTATTAAATCAGCTAAGAATTTGAAACACTATTGGCTCTCGCGGTAGATTGCGTCATGTtctggtttatgtttgaattaGATTTGATTGTGTGCATTGCATTTATGGAtttcttcatataaagtaatcgTATGGCTTCAGATCGCAAGGTTTGCAATGCAATTGTATGTAATAAATTCCCGGGACTGTACTTTTTTGGGTACAAAAACCTTTTTGGGTACTTTTTCCAGATTTTACTCTCTTCCTGGAATCCAcaaatttgaaaagctctgtgtccctgattggccagctaatctgtacgttgtgattggtctgaatacctctgacatctgctgaaaatgtgacgcttcttaccatgtttgaaaaattcactcacaatgcaatgctaacaggaggtaacttacaggctgtgagtccgaagcgggaggaattataataatgtcggtctttactacactctaaaaaaacaaacggtgctatatagcaccaaaacaattgctttggatcgtaaccatagaagaaccattttagtgccatatagcaccggtgaagaaccagtgaagcaccagtgtagaaccatataggggccatatagcaccacatatggttctacatagcactatatggttctacacaggtgcttcactggtgcttcactggtgcttcactggttcttcaccggtgctatatggcactaaaaatggttcttctatcgttacgatccaaagcaactgttttggtgctatatagcaccgtttgttttttagagtgtacatcaccaatcccaggaagtaaactgttgcctacaatctgtgtgtttgttgtagtccaagaaaagagatttacgttggagacaataactcgcgtcatcgtttactttggggtttgtactttttgcataacgttaacatgtactaatacacactcacacaccaaaagaaatgtcaaatcgtgaatcggaccattggtgcCTTTGAAATGTAACCACAGGTTGTATAAGCTactggccactagagggcaCTAATCCCTTATACCTAACTTTACGTTgtaataaggtgcttgcacaaaaACTATGAGGTAGTTCTTTTTGTCAACAAGAGTTGTTGCTGTGAATGTCAATGCTTTGACTataatatgtgacactgacagTGCACAGCTAAAAtctattttttgtcatttactaTTACTACAACATTctgaaatataaccttgatgtcTTTAATAATGATTAAGTCAAAGATTGAATTCAGTCTCATgattagattataagactttagtctggatttcacagaccgggtcacatacagtatgtgtacaGGGCATCAAATGTACACGTCTAGAATGATCATTCATTTTCTGATCACAGATTGTGCTTGTGTTGGTCGTGTTTGTGCTTCATGAATTGTGACAGATACGAGCGAGAAAGACGGCTGATTCAGTCAAAGGCCAATAAATCTGACTTTTGTCCCAGACGAGATGGTAAAGCCCAGGCCCAATTCTACCAGCCAATTATTCCCTTCTTACACAGGCTGCTAGGAGCCCTCCTACAGGCAGCTGTCCTTCCTGGCACCCAGTGActaaatttgacaaaaatagGAAATCTCTATAGAGCGGCGCTTGTAATTTAATCCAAAAGGTGTTTCTTTTTTGAACCGAGTTTAACGCAGTCTCTGTAATACGAGCTTGGCCGCTGCAAATGGAATGGTAATTGCTTTTCGCTTCCCAGATATGTGAAAAGGACACATGAATCATCTCCGGAGAGGGATGGTTTTCAAAACCATCAgcactggatgtttttcccccTCCTCTCATCCTCAGTCACAACCATCACTCACCTTGACAGCGAAGTCATTAAATTGGTGATGTTGAATTCTTTTTACTGTTTTGTCAGGTTCACTTATTCCTTCAACCTTGAAATCTTCTTTCTTTTCCACCGAAGCGGCTCTATTAATGCGAAACGAGCTTTTAATTTTCATGAATTTCAAATCATTCAGGCACACACATTCTGCCATTAGACACTGCGTTTTATGTACttcttttaaaatacattttaacctCTGTAatgtagaaaatgtaaagaattaTGTTTGCAGCAGGGCGGTATTCTTCATGCCCGATAGATCCGCACAATAGCTACAATATTTATAGCTTCTCTCTGTGGAAAGAAGATTATAGCCGTACCACATTACAGCAGTTCATCCTTGACATATTTGACATACAGTAAAGCTGTATGTGTGTCTAAAAGCATTGCTAGTAGTATTGCTAATACTTCTTGTGGACAAAACTGTTGCATGTAACTAATCCCACGCAGTTTATGCCAGTAATCATGTGGATTGAAAAAGTGTGCTTGTATTTATTCAAGAAAGATTTGCCCTAAAAAATGCATCCTCCTAGAAACACCTAGCAACCATTTAAACATGATGCAAGCACCACGCACATATTCTTTAGTTGGTTATGTGTTCCTCTCTGTGCTTAAATGTTCATCCAGAGCTCTCAGCTGTTCTAGAAAGCCTGAGTTGGGGCAGATGTCCCTGTTCAACCTAACAGCGATGATGGCATCCGTGAGGGTGAGATCCTTGCAGATCATAAGGAAAGCCAAAACCAAAGCTCCAGAGCGACTGACTCCCATCGCGCAGTGGACCAACACCTTCCCTGCAGCACAGAAAAACCTCCTCACTTCTTCTACAATTGAATATATTTACTCATCATTACAATGACCGTATTCCCTGCTGTCCTTGCACTGTTCCACTCTTGCTCGCCCTCTGCTTATTTTAGTATAACAGGCTTACAGATGTAATCAATTGGGAGGTCATGGAAGTCAGACTTGCCGTTTTGAGCGAGTGCAGATTTAATGAAGGATGCAGCAGAGCTGAAATACTGGCTTAAATCGAACTGTGGATGATCTGAAGCCTCTATTCCAAAATAAGTTATGTTCATGTCTGAGTAGAATCGAGCGCCTGTGTTGATGCGATGGGCACCGTCAGCACAGTTTACAATGTGTGTGATTCCCAATTCGGCTAGGAGTCGTTTATCACGTGCCGATGACCTGAAATGATCAACAAATAACATTTGATAACGTCATTTACGTACACAAATtaaactttaaagggacactccactttttttaaaatatgattaatttccagctcccctagagttaagcatttgatttttacctgttttaaatctattcagctgatctctgggtctggcgctagcacttttagcatagcttagcacaatccattgaatctgattagaccattagcatcacgctaaaaaaataaccaaagctTTTCGATATTTtacctatttaaaacttgacttttctgtagtaaCATGGTATACAAAGACAGAcgaaaaaattaaaagttgaaattttttaggcagatttggctaggaactatgctctcaaactggcgtaataaatcaaggactttgctgatgtatcatggctgcagcaggcgtagtgatattatacACTGCCAGAatatagtcccctgctattgaaagttactaaggggactattttcggctgctggggtaatatcattgcgcctgctgcagtcatgttacggcagcaaagtctttgattattatgtcagaatgagagtatagttcctagccatatctgtctagaaaatttcaacttttaattttctgtcggtcttagtacacgatgtaactacagaagagtcaagttttaaataggtaaaatatcaaaactctttggttatttttgagcgggatgctaatggtctaatcagattctatggattgtgcttagctatgctaaaagtgctagaaccagacccggagatcagctgaatggattccaaaacggtaagaatcaaatgtttaactctaggggagctgacaaattagcatattttaataaaaagtgtagtgtccctttaaaggagcACTATAAGTTGTGCAATACCTTGTGTGAATACTAAAAACTGTATAGTGTgaaaatttgcattttaataatatgttttttcttaaaatatgtatGATGCTTTGTTACTTACTCATCTCCTATATACAGGCCAGGCCATATGTGACTGACAGGTCCAAAACGTTGTCTGTTGGTCAGCAGCAGACTCATCAGGTCAGATATAGATGTCGTTGTGTATTCGGCTTGAAAGCGAAATGCCTGTTGAGTTGTTCTGTTCACAAAATGAATTAGAAATCCCTGGGATGAATGATAATGTTACAATTTTAGGTAATTCAGTGCACATGTTATGAGCCATGCATATTTGTCCCTGGAACCATTTGTAATTAATGTTATTAAACATATTAGGCTGACCTTTCTGCTTCTGCagtcattttttatttcaatagCCACCGGTGGGAAATTCGGTGAAAATGAACGGATGgtctcttttaaaaacaaaacactacATAATTCCTGAGGTACATTGGGATTTATTTGATTGCAGCAAGACAACCTGCAGCCTTTCAGAAGGAACAATGTggtgaaatttatttttttagttccACTAGGACTGAGAAATTAAATGCAACCATCTTGTTTGATCATCAATTACAGTACATGACAAATATCCATGGGTCACATTGCCAACGCATTTGAGCAGAAACTGTAAATATGTCCGAGCATATGATACTCATTAGAAAGTCACTACAGGGGACCGACCCTTAAGACATTTAGCCATGCATGCCTCTTCCACCTTCCAATGATAAAGAGCAAGCCACAACCGTTTCATTTTACTCCAGTAAAATAGCAAAACATGCTCGCTGGCTCATTTTGAGTCGAGTTCAAAGTCTATCTCATCTGGAACGGATTTTTTAAAACCTGCCATTTATTTGTGACCCCGCTGCCCTTTAGAAGTTCTTTACTATTAACGGGGAAACCCTTTAGTTTTGCTTTCTGATACCCATTTTGCTGCTGCATTATGAAGGATATTAGCAAATAACATCAGGCCCAATTCGACAAAGGAGGACTTTAAGGGACACGCTCTTGAAATGGGATTTAGCACGTTGTTATCAAGGTTTCAGTTACAATTTGTTAGCTTCCAGTTTTCTCTTCCTCTCACGGACCAGGCTCATGTCGAGGTGTCGAAGCTGGTTAAGAAAGCCGCGATTTGGAAAGATATCCCTGTGCTGGCGTACAGCTTTAATGGCCTCCATTAAAGTCAGATCTTCACAGATCATGAGGAAGGCCAACACCAGGGTGGATGAGCGACTCACTCCCATCAGACAGTGGACAAACACTTTTCCTGAAAAATAGAGCAGATTCAGAAGATGACGACGTTTACGGGTTACAGTTGTAAGTAGAGGGGAGGATCGTAGTACATTACGTTACTTATACTGTCAGTTAGACTTGCTGTTGCCCAAATAATGGATATTATTTGAATATTTGATCTTACTAAAGTCTGTGTGAAGTCATGTCAGAGAATTGTTtcttaaacacattataaatgtattgcaGAAACATGTTACCAAATGAACTGTGAagtactgaattgtggagtGATTACACCTTATACCACGTGTCTGTTGAATGCtctattttgattggttgagaaatgttccaccggtatgcattattttcgatAACCGCActcctaacttgtcaaatgtataaaaaaatacaccAGAGCAATGTTAGTGGTAACCATagtggaataattgacttcggtcctttgaattatttgaaaataatgcacacccatggTGTAACTACGCTTCGCTGCGTGCCGCATtaacaccttgggtgtgcattattttcttataattcaatgacccgttgtcaattattccttacttataccATAGCTTGTTGGAATATTaaattctgattggccagcagTGGGGCCGGTGCCTCCTCTAAAAGCAAAATGTGAGTTTGGGGTGTCATGTGTTTGACTTGCCATGtcaatgtgtttgttgcatcatgtaaaCCTATTTGCATTacacgtcatgtcaaaatatgtgcatatgtctcttttatcataaacccttattAAGTATCTGTAGCAGGcaccaggggcgtcagtttgtgttgaaaagtggtggggacaaaagatcagatgaaaaaacattacagcaggacgggaaaaatattgaataatgaCGCATAAAAATGGGCAAAAACACACCAAGCCCACAACGCAACTTATGTGACCCTCGACCACAAAACCAGACATACACTGcagaaaatgattttcaagaaaaaaaattagtatttttgtcttgttttcagtaaaaatatctaaaatattttaaatcaagatgttgttttttaatgagcaaaacgacccaagaaaataagtctagtttttagaccaaaaatatcaaatttaagtgattttgtgcattaaacaagcaaaaaaatctgccaatggagtaagcaaaataatcttgaaatttttattaaacactaaattcaggaaaaatttgcttaccccattggcagatttttttgcttgttttatgctcaaaatcacttaaatttgatatttttggtctaaaaactagacttaatttatcttaatttataaattttttagatatttttactgaatgcaagataaaaatactaataattttttttcttgaaaatcattttttgcagtgtgcactgcaaaaatgacttttctactttttcagtagaaatatctaaaaattcttaaattaagatgctttctcttgatgtgcaaaatgacctaagaaaataagtctagtttttagaccaaacatacaatttaagtaaacatttttgcagtgtatgtcgcacaggtattgctttatttttcagaacattttaaccaaatgctttaaaaaagtggtggggacaaaatcagccatttcaaaaagtggtggggacatgtccccagcgtccccagtgtaaatgacacctatggcaggcacgtattttgacattacGCACAATGCATATCAGCCAAGAAAATCCCAACTTctaattttccatcggtcttagtacattctcaaactttttcgcgcgatgctaatggtctaatcagattcaatggattatgctaagctatgctaaaagtggtatcgccagacccggagatgattggaaacggtaaaaatcaaatgtttaattctaaGGGAGCTGgcaaatgagcctattttcaaaaatgtggagtgttcctttaaggaacattgattgttttttttaacctcAGCTCACCTTTTTTTGATAAAGCTGCTCG
It encodes the following:
- the dusp13a gene encoding dual specificity protein phosphatase 13B isoform X3 yields the protein MVAARDKPMLYNMGITHIVNAASGPPHVNTGPCFYRDMSIDYYAVEADDSSDFMMSVFFYPVARFIRAALSKKGKVFVHCLMGVSRSSTLVLAFLMICEDLTLMEAIKAVRQHRDIFPNRGFLNQLRHLDMSLVRERKRKLEANKLTTQQAFRFQAEYTTTSISDLMSLLLTNRQRFGPVSHIWPGLYIGDESSARDKRLLAELGITHIVNCADGAHRINTGARFYSDMNITYFGIEASDHPQFDLSQYFSSAASFIKSALAQNGKVLVHCAMGVSRSGALVLAFLMICKDLTLTDAIIAVRLNRDICPNSGFLEQLRALDEHLSTERNT
- the dusp13a gene encoding dual specificity protein phosphatase 13B isoform X2; amino-acid sequence: MSLKQLCDYEIPSVAELENFLLADRHPTGHVNQVWPNVYIGNEVAARDKPMLYNMGITHIVNAASGPPHVNTGPCFYRDMSIDYYAVEADDSSDFMMSVFFYPVARFIRAALSKKGKVFVHCLMGVSRSSTLVLAFLMICEDLTLMEAIKAVRQHRDIFPNRGFLNQLRHLDMSLVRERKRKLEANKLTTQQAFRFQAEYTTTSISDLMSLLLTNRQRFGPVSHIWPGLYIGDESSARDKRLLAELGITHIVNCADGAHRINTGARFYSDMNITYFGIEASDHPQFDLSQYFSSAASFIKSALAQNGKVLVHCAMGVSRSGALVLAFLMICKDLTLTDAIIAVRLNRDICPNSGFLEQLRALDEHLSTERNT
- the dusp13a gene encoding dual specificity protein phosphatase 13B isoform X1, whose translation is MSRMSLKQLCDYEIPSVAELENFLLADRHPTGHVNQVWPNVYIGNEVAARDKPMLYNMGITHIVNAASGPPHVNTGPCFYRDMSIDYYAVEADDSSDFMMSVFFYPVARFIRAALSKKGKVFVHCLMGVSRSSTLVLAFLMICEDLTLMEAIKAVRQHRDIFPNRGFLNQLRHLDMSLVRERKRKLEANKLTTQQAFRFQAEYTTTSISDLMSLLLTNRQRFGPVSHIWPGLYIGDESSARDKRLLAELGITHIVNCADGAHRINTGARFYSDMNITYFGIEASDHPQFDLSQYFSSAASFIKSALAQNGKVLVHCAMGVSRSGALVLAFLMICKDLTLTDAIIAVRLNRDICPNSGFLEQLRALDEHLSTERNT